In Camelus dromedarius isolate mCamDro1 chromosome 4, mCamDro1.pat, whole genome shotgun sequence, the following are encoded in one genomic region:
- the C4H2orf69 gene encoding mitochondrial protein C2orf69 homolog, which yields MWGFRLLRSPPLLLLLPQLGIGIAASRSKAGTMNLGSSSSSSSGALCSAAAEGRRQQCLQLSTVPGADPQRCNELLLLAAAAAAAGEGPERRDLSGNPAKEEPQPPPQHHVLYFPGDVQNYHEIMTRHPENYQWENWSLENVATILAHRFPNSYIWVIKCSRMHLHKFSCYDNFVKSNMFGAPEHNTDFGAFKHLYMLLVNAFNLSQKSLLSKKNMKDLNKDSKASNCRSSSSHTTNGCQGEKERTCEKFDESAMSFYPPSLNGASFTLIGFSKGCVVLNQLLFELKEAKKEKNIDTFIKSIKTMYWLDGGHSGGSNTWVTHPEVLKEFAQTGIIVHTHVTPYQVHDPMRSWIGKEHKKFVQILGDFGMQVTSQIHFANEAPSIENHFRVHEVF from the exons ATGTGGGGGTTCAGGCTCTTGCGGTCGCCGCCGCTGCTTCTCCTGCTGCCCCAGCTCGGAATCGGAATCGCGGCGTCCCGCTCTAAGGCCGGAACCATGAacctgggcagcagcagcagcagcagcagcggtgcGCTCTGCTCCGCCGCGGCCGAGGGGCGCCGGCAGCAGTGCCTGCAGCTGTCCACGGTGCCGGGAGCCGACCCGCAGCGCTGCAACGAGTTGCTCCTgctggcggcggcggcagcggctgcCGGGGAGGGACCGGAACGGCGGGACCTCTCTGGGAACCCGGCGAAGGAGGAGCCGCAACCGCCGCCCCAGCATCACGTTCTCTATTTTCCCGGGGATGTGCAG AATTACCATGAAATTATGACTCGTCATCCTGAGAATTACCAGTGGGAAAACTGGAGTCTAGAAAATGTTGCCACCATTTTAGCCCATCGGTTCCCCAATAGTTATATTTGGGTGATAAAGTGTTCCCGAATGCATTTGCACAAATTCAGCTGCTATGACAATTTTGTGAAAAGTAATATGTTTGGTGCTCCAGAACACAATACTGACTTTGGAGCTTTTAAGCACCTTTATATGTTATTAGTTAATGCTTTTAACTTAAGTCAGAAGAGCTTGCTATCCAAGAAGAATATGAAAGATTTGAATAAGGACTCCAAAGCATCTAATTGTAGATCCAGTTCTTCTCATACTACTAATGGTTgccagggagaaaaagagaggaccTGTGAAAAATTTGATGAGTCTGCCATGAGCTTTTATCCACCATCACTAAACGGTGCTTCTTTTACTTTGATTGGATTCAGTAAAGGTTGTGTTGTTTTGAATCAGTTGCTTTTTGAATTGAAAGAagccaagaaagagaagaacataGATACTTTTATCAAAAGCATAAAAACAATGTACTGGCTGGATGGCGGTCATTCTGGAGGAAGCAATACTTGGGTTACTCATCCAGAAGTCTTGAAAGAATTTGCACAAACAGGGATAATTGTTCATACCCATGTAACACCTTATCAAGTACATGACCCAATGAGATCTTGGATTGGAAAGGAGCACAAGAAATTTGTTCAGATACTTGGAGATTTTGGTATGCAGGTGACTAGCCAAATTCATTTTGCAAACGAAGCTCCTTCCATAGAGAATCACTTCAGGGTTCATGAAGTATTTTGA